Proteins found in one Zea mays cultivar B73 chromosome 1, Zm-B73-REFERENCE-NAM-5.0, whole genome shotgun sequence genomic segment:
- the LOC100193492 gene encoding Protein CHAPERONE-LIKE PROTEIN OF POR1, chloroplastic-like has protein sequence MLGHDLATDPSSTLRMVTSRVSSAPLGLVCSLSFDRGFKEKNNIFINVDRCMKYSTFCYAPRNPNITPLATASFGDMADSSIFTFPRIHVKDPYQRLGISREASEEEIRAARIYLISKYGGHSQALMQLSVPMIGLSCRVSLIGKKPKTNLKKKIRELSQSRAVKAIQGRFQTPRSKVIWQTAITFVLLGVLTLAFPTEEGPTLQVAISCAANIYFIYQRVKSGWRAFFYGLGSFFASLFLGTFLMVSLIPPVLPGPRNLEVSTACVTYVLLFVSPTFLK, from the exons ATGTTGGGTCATGATCTAGCAACCGATCCCTCTAGTACTTTGCGTATGGTTACCTCAAGGGTATCAAGTGCACCGTTGGGGCTTGTCTGTTCGTTGAGTTTTGACAGGGGATTCAAGGAAAAGAACAATATCTTCATCAACGTGgatag ATGCATGAAGTACAGTACTTTCTGTTATGCACCCAGAAATCCCAATATCACACCACTGGCAACTGCATCGTTTGGGGACATGGCTGATTCTTCAATTT TTACCTTTCCCAGAATCCATGTGAAGGATCCATATCAGCGCCTCGGAATCAGCAGGGAAGCATCGGAAGAAGAAATTCGGGCTGCTAGGATTTATCTGATAAGCAAGTATGGAGGCCATAGTCAAGCGCTGATGCAATTGAGTGTGCCCATGATAGGATTATCATGCAGAGTTTCTTTGATAGGAAAAAAACCAAAAACGAACCTCAAGAAAAAAATTAGAGAACTTAGTCAGTCACGTGCCGTGAAGGCTATTCAAGGCAGATTTCAAACACCACGTAGCAAAGTCATTTGGCAGACAGCTATTACTTTTGTCTTGCTTGGAGTGCTTACCCTTGCTTTCCCTACTGAAGAAGGGCCAACCCTCCAGGTGGCCATCTCTTGTGCAGCAAATATCTATTTCATTTATCAGAGGGTCAAAAGTGGATGGCGAGCATTCTTTTATGg GCTTGGTTCTTTCTTTGCTTCCTTGTTCCTGGGCACCTTCTTGATGGTATCCCTAATTCCTCCTGTACTCCCCGGCCCAAGAAACTTGGAAGTGAGCACCGCGTGTGTTACTTACGTGCTCCTTTTCGTATCGCCGACATTCTTGAAGTAA